The Benincasa hispida cultivar B227 chromosome 9, ASM972705v1, whole genome shotgun sequence genome has a segment encoding these proteins:
- the LOC120086243 gene encoding protein THYLAKOID ASSEMBLY 8, chloroplastic gives MASSIHSTFLKSQISIPIPVSAAAAVAVSLPVRCGPRDNRGPLVKGRTLSIEAIQAIQSLKRAERSDPTKLQQVLSTTLSRLLKADLVASLKELLRQDRCALALEVFAVIRSEYGADLGMYAEVAAALSRNGAAEEIDRLVCDLDGGDVLIQWDDKGLIKLIKAVISGDRRESTVRIYRMMRRNGWGSTIKADDYLVRVLSKGLRRFGEMELADEINREFQDLVGNV, from the coding sequence ATGGCTTCTTCAATTCACTCCACATTTCTCAAATCCCAAATCTCAATTCCGATCCCCGTTTCCGCCGCGGCTGCCGTCGCCGTTTCCCTTCCGGTACGCTGTGGCCCTCGGGACAACCGAGGACCGCTAGTGAAAGGCAGAACCCTAAGCATCGAAGCAATCCAAGCCATTCAATCTCTAAAACGGGCCGAGAGATCCGACCCGACGAAGCTCCAACAAGTCCTCTCCACTACGCTCTCCCGATTGCTCAAAGCCGACCTCGTCGCCTCCCTGAAGGAGCTCCTCCGGCAGGACCGGTGCGCCCTCGCCTTGGAGGTTTTCGCCGTAATCCGATCGGAGTATGGCGCCGATTTGGGGATGTACGCGGAGGTGGCGGCGGCGCTGTCGAGGAACGGAGCAGCGGAGGAAATCGACCGGCTGGTTTGCGACTTGGACGGCGGAGATGTGCTGATTCAGTGGGATGATAAGGGTTTGATTAAGTTGATCAAGGCGGTGATTAGTGGGGATAGAAGGGAATCAACGGTCAGGATTTATCGGATGATGAGGAGGAACGGTTGGGGATCTACCATCAAAGCTGATGATTATTTGGTTAGGGTCTTGAGCAAGGGTTTAAGGAGGTTTGGGGAAATGGAGTTGGCTGATGAGATCAATAGGGAATTTCAAGATTTAGTGGGCaatgtttga